The following proteins are co-located in the Pseudomonas sp. DY-1 genome:
- a CDS encoding amino acid ABC transporter ATP-binding protein: MISIKNVNKWYGDFQVLTDCSTNVKKGEVVVVCGPSGSGKSTLIKCVNALEPFQKGDIVVDGTSIADKATNLPKLRSRVGMVFQHFELFPHLSITENLTIAQTKVLGRNKDEALEKGLKLLDRVGLKAHAHKHPGQLSGGQQQRVAIARALAMDPVVMLFDEPTSALDPEMVNEVLDVMVELAQEGMTMMCVTHEMGFARKVADRVIFMDRGQIVEDCAKDEFFGDVNARSDRAQQFLAKILQH, translated from the coding sequence CGTGAAGAAAGGTGAAGTGGTGGTGGTGTGCGGCCCCTCGGGCTCGGGCAAATCCACCCTGATCAAGTGTGTGAACGCGCTGGAGCCCTTCCAGAAAGGCGACATCGTGGTCGACGGAACCTCCATCGCCGACAAGGCCACCAACCTGCCCAAGCTGCGCTCCCGCGTCGGCATGGTGTTCCAGCACTTCGAGCTGTTCCCGCACCTGTCCATCACCGAGAACCTGACCATCGCCCAGACCAAGGTGCTCGGCCGCAACAAGGACGAGGCCCTGGAGAAAGGCCTCAAGCTGCTCGACCGCGTCGGCCTCAAGGCCCATGCCCACAAGCACCCTGGCCAACTCTCCGGCGGCCAGCAGCAACGCGTCGCCATCGCCCGCGCCCTGGCCATGGACCCGGTGGTGATGCTGTTCGACGAACCCACATCGGCGCTGGACCCGGAAATGGTCAACGAAGTGCTGGACGTGATGGTCGAGCTCGCCCAGGAAGGCATGACCATGATGTGCGTGACCCACGAGATGGGCTTCGCACGCAAGGTGGCCGACCGGGTGATCTTCATGGATCGCGGACAGATCGTCGAAGACTGTGCCAAGGACGAGTTCTTCGGTGACGTCAACGCCCGTTCCGATCGCGCCCAGCAGTTCCTCGCGAAGATCCTCCAGCACTGA
- a CDS encoding sensor histidine kinase yields the protein MQCPTASLRAVPPALTVKPRLFRHLLLFLLLLLCMLGFGYIGYHLSEVSGIRHLRDNGERQLELHARAVESEINRYTYLPSLLELESSVSHLLLNPTPYRRNLVNDYLEGLNRRSGARAIYLLDTNGRVLATSNWRDSDSYLGEDLSFRAYFQVAVQGRPGRFYGIGSTTGEAGYYLAHGLRYQGRIIGVAVVKVKLEALQERWEKARLQAFVSDENGIIILSSDPALRMKAVRPLSAEDKERLARSLQYYWWALNEWEPRSREVLGEGLEAISFAASGPQGEQEGEVAYLAQTRTLNDTPWHFTLLSPLADLRREAVIQGMLAAVGFALLAFLLIAWNERRKVIATRLAAREALLAANNELERKIAERTQDLRASNSRLLAEIRERKQTEDNLRKAQDGLVQAGKLAVIGQMSTSIAHELNQPLAALRTLSGNTVRFLARGALETASTNLAAINELVDRMGRITASLRAFARRSDDHGVAHLGKAVDAALFLLHTRLERTPLTLHRDFADVLLAIDQTRLEQILVNLIANALDAMSGQTDCQLWLSGVSDGSTYRLQVRDNGPGIDPVNRVHLFEPFFTTKPGEHGLGLGLTLSASLATAAGGSLAAHHPESGGTAFELCLPLLESPDESVSPAP from the coding sequence ATGCAATGCCCTACCGCCAGCCTCCGCGCCGTGCCGCCCGCATTGACCGTGAAACCGCGCCTGTTCCGCCATCTGCTGCTGTTCCTGCTATTGCTCCTGTGCATGCTGGGCTTCGGCTATATCGGCTATCACCTCAGCGAAGTGTCGGGCATCCGCCACCTGCGGGATAACGGCGAGCGCCAGCTGGAACTCCACGCCCGTGCCGTGGAAAGCGAAATCAACCGCTACACCTACCTGCCCAGCCTGCTGGAGCTGGAGTCCAGCGTCAGTCACCTGCTGCTGAACCCCACCCCGTACCGACGCAATCTGGTCAACGACTACCTCGAAGGCCTGAACCGCCGCAGCGGCGCCCGCGCCATCTACCTGCTGGACACCAACGGCCGCGTGCTGGCCACCAGCAACTGGCGCGACTCCGACAGCTACCTGGGAGAGGACCTCTCGTTCCGCGCCTACTTCCAGGTAGCGGTGCAAGGCCGACCCGGCCGTTTCTATGGCATCGGCAGCACCACGGGGGAGGCCGGTTACTACCTCGCCCACGGCTTGCGCTACCAGGGCCGGATCATCGGCGTGGCGGTGGTCAAGGTGAAGCTCGAAGCCCTGCAGGAACGCTGGGAAAAGGCCCGCCTGCAAGCCTTCGTCAGCGACGAGAACGGCATCATCATCCTGTCCAGCGATCCTGCCCTGCGCATGAAGGCCGTGCGTCCGCTCTCGGCCGAGGACAAGGAACGCCTGGCCCGTAGCCTGCAGTACTACTGGTGGGCGCTGAACGAATGGGAGCCGCGCTCTCGCGAGGTTTTGGGCGAAGGGCTGGAGGCCATCAGCTTTGCCGCCAGTGGCCCCCAGGGCGAACAGGAAGGCGAAGTCGCCTATCTGGCACAGACCCGCACCCTCAACGACACACCCTGGCATTTCACCCTGCTCTCCCCGCTAGCCGACCTGCGCCGCGAAGCGGTGATCCAGGGCATGCTCGCCGCCGTCGGCTTTGCTCTGCTGGCATTCCTGCTGATTGCCTGGAACGAACGACGCAAGGTCATCGCCACCCGCCTCGCGGCCCGCGAGGCGCTGCTGGCGGCCAACAACGAACTGGAACGCAAGATCGCCGAACGTACCCAGGACCTGCGTGCCAGCAACAGCCGCCTGCTGGCGGAAATCCGCGAACGCAAGCAGACCGAAGACAACCTGCGCAAGGCCCAGGATGGGCTGGTGCAGGCCGGCAAGCTGGCAGTGATCGGGCAGATGTCCACCAGCATCGCCCACGAACTCAACCAGCCCCTCGCTGCGCTGCGTACCCTCTCCGGCAATACCGTGCGCTTCCTGGCCCGAGGCGCCCTGGAAACCGCCAGCACCAATCTCGCGGCAATCAACGAACTGGTCGACCGCATGGGCCGCATCACCGCCAGCCTGCGCGCCTTCGCCCGGCGCTCCGACGACCACGGCGTGGCACACCTGGGCAAGGCGGTGGATGCCGCCCTCTTCCTCCTGCATACCCGCCTGGAGCGCACACCGCTCACACTGCACCGCGACTTCGCCGACGTGCTGCTGGCCATCGACCAGACCCGACTGGAGCAGATTCTGGTCAACCTCATCGCCAACGCGCTGGACGCCATGTCCGGCCAGACCGACTGCCAGCTGTGGCTAAGCGGCGTGTCCGATGGCAGTACCTATCGTCTGCAGGTGCGCGACAACGGTCCCGGCATCGACCCGGTCAACCGCGTGCACCTGTTCGAGCCCTTCTTCACCACCAAGCCCGGCGAACACGGCCTGGGCCTTGGCCTGACCCTCTCCGCCAGCCTGGCCACGGCCGCTGGCGGGAGTCTGGCGGCCCATCACCCGGAAAGCGGCGGCACCGCCTTCGAACTCTGCCTGCCGCTGCTGGAAAGCCCCGACGAATCCGTGAGCCCAGCCCCATGA